A window of the Radiobacillus deserti genome harbors these coding sequences:
- a CDS encoding DinB family protein, which yields MISSLEIYKKQRMYSWNKEGWFVPLSLSLEGLGATDAAWKPPQGGNTIWQMVNHMNYWNERILLGLNGKSYVSNLPNEDTFGDPGHAEDTSGWSDTLKRTHRIANEIEKMLDELTEEELQVLPVYKDLSEWMMHDAYHTGQIVLLRKLQGSWPMKRG from the coding sequence ATGATATCATCTCTTGAAATTTATAAAAAACAACGTATGTATAGTTGGAATAAGGAAGGTTGGTTTGTACCACTTTCTCTTTCTTTAGAAGGATTGGGTGCTACAGATGCTGCTTGGAAACCACCCCAAGGCGGTAACACAATCTGGCAAATGGTCAATCATATGAACTATTGGAATGAACGAATACTGCTCGGACTAAATGGAAAATCGTATGTGTCCAACCTACCAAATGAAGATACGTTTGGTGATCCCGGACACGCAGAAGACACTTCAGGATGGTCAGATACATTAAAAAGGACGCATCGCATCGCCAATGAAATTGAAAAAATGCTAGACGAACTGACAGAGGAAGAACTACAAGTCCTACCTGTATATAAAGACTTATCTGAATGGATGATGCACGATGCTTATCATACAGGACAGATTGTGTTACTCCGAAAGCTTCAAGGATCCTGGCCAATGAAGCGCGGATAA
- a CDS encoding ZIP family metal transporter yields MNEFLELSPLWQALIVTLFTWGMTALGAAIVFATKGFNQKLLDGMLGFAGGVMIAASFWSLLSPALDMAEGNGYPAWIPAAVGFLLGGMFLWGIDKILPHLHPNTPTSKAEGIHNSQKRRSTLLVLAITLHNIPEGLAIGVAFGAVAAGFDSASLTGAIALGIGIGIQNFPEGVAVSLPLRRDGMSRRRSFMYGQFSGMVEPIAAIIGVLAVTFVQPLLPYALSFAAGAMIFVVAEEVIPGSQEKGNSDLASMSLMFGFTIMMILDVALG; encoded by the coding sequence ATGAACGAATTCCTTGAACTATCTCCATTATGGCAAGCACTTATTGTAACGTTATTTACTTGGGGAATGACAGCACTCGGAGCAGCAATTGTGTTCGCAACGAAAGGATTTAATCAAAAATTATTGGATGGTATGTTGGGATTCGCTGGCGGTGTAATGATTGCTGCAAGCTTCTGGTCCCTACTTTCTCCAGCGTTGGATATGGCCGAAGGAAATGGGTATCCAGCTTGGATACCTGCTGCAGTAGGCTTTTTGCTCGGTGGTATGTTTCTGTGGGGAATTGATAAGATTCTTCCCCACTTACACCCCAATACACCAACTTCCAAAGCGGAAGGGATTCATAACTCACAAAAACGTAGAAGTACACTACTCGTATTAGCAATTACGCTTCACAATATACCTGAAGGACTCGCTATCGGAGTTGCTTTCGGAGCAGTAGCCGCCGGCTTTGATTCTGCATCATTAACAGGAGCGATTGCACTTGGAATTGGAATAGGAATACAAAACTTCCCAGAAGGAGTTGCGGTATCCCTTCCACTTCGAAGAGATGGGATGTCCAGACGCCGTAGCTTTATGTATGGTCAATTCTCCGGAATGGTAGAGCCAATAGCTGCTATAATCGGGGTTCTTGCTGTCACTTTTGTACAGCCGTTACTCCCTTATGCACTTAGCTTTGCTGCTGGTGCTATGATTTTTGTTGTAGCGGAAGAAGTTATACCTGGATCACAAGAAAAAGGAAATAGTGATCTAGCCTCGATGAGTCTAATGTTTGGATTCACGATTATGATGATTTTAGATGTGGCATTAGGATAA
- a CDS encoding AI-2E family transporter — protein sequence MDKKRFQYWTIQILLILTVLFVATKLSFLFQPIGIFITTLFFPILITTFLYLLLNPIVNFIQKRIKLPRVLAIIVLYLLSIGLIALLIGNFVPTITKQFSALANDLPGYARSAFDYFENLSQSETFQEFLDEQEDLIANAQQKLVDFANTLPEIITGSFQNVLSIVTNIAIIIATVPLLLFYMFKDGHKFPNAVAKFIPDSYREEGLTILKETSRTLSAYIQGQVTVGLFVGILSLIGYLIIDLPYAFVLAVTVAFTNIIPYIGPLIGGAPAVIVALFDSPTKALFVLIILVVAQQIEGNFLSPLILGKSLDTHPATIIILLLAAGNLAGVLGMILAVPTYATVKTIVLNIRKFLIARKEAKQRTEPEMSS from the coding sequence ATGGACAAAAAAAGATTTCAGTACTGGACTATTCAAATTCTACTAATTTTAACGGTTCTATTTGTAGCGACAAAGCTATCGTTTTTATTTCAACCTATAGGGATATTTATCACTACTCTCTTTTTCCCTATACTAATTACTACCTTTTTATATTTATTACTCAATCCAATTGTTAATTTTATTCAAAAACGGATAAAGCTCCCCCGGGTGTTGGCAATTATCGTCCTATACCTCCTGTCTATTGGATTGATAGCTCTTTTAATCGGAAACTTCGTGCCAACCATTACCAAGCAGTTTTCAGCACTAGCGAACGATTTACCTGGTTACGCCAGAAGTGCATTTGATTATTTTGAAAATTTATCTCAATCTGAAACATTTCAAGAGTTCCTGGATGAGCAGGAAGACTTAATTGCGAACGCTCAACAAAAGCTCGTCGATTTTGCAAACACGCTACCCGAGATCATAACTGGAAGCTTTCAAAACGTGCTGAGCATCGTAACCAATATCGCCATCATTATTGCAACAGTCCCACTACTTCTATTTTATATGTTCAAGGATGGTCACAAATTTCCAAACGCAGTTGCTAAGTTTATTCCTGATTCCTATAGAGAAGAAGGACTTACGATTTTAAAAGAAACGAGCAGAACGCTTTCTGCATATATTCAAGGTCAAGTTACGGTTGGTCTCTTTGTGGGAATTTTATCCTTAATCGGATACCTCATTATCGATCTGCCATATGCATTTGTATTAGCCGTTACCGTTGCCTTTACTAATATTATCCCTTACATTGGACCACTAATCGGTGGTGCTCCAGCAGTGATTGTTGCATTGTTTGATTCACCGACAAAAGCATTATTTGTGTTAATCATATTAGTTGTAGCACAACAAATAGAAGGGAATTTCCTTTCCCCTCTTATCCTAGGCAAAAGTCTCGACACGCATCCAGCAACAATTATTATCTTATTACTCGCTGCGGGTAATTTGGCCGGTGTGCTTGGAATGATTTTAGCTGTTCCGACCTATGCTACGGTAAAAACCATCGTGCTGAATATTCGAAAGTTCCTAATTGCAAGGAAAGAAGCAAAACAAAGAACAGAACCAGAAATGAGTAGCTAG